A stretch of DNA from Anaerobacillus isosaccharinicus:
ACGGGCTAAGCAATTACATCGTCATTTTTTCCCTATTAGTCTTCCAATAATTGATCATATTCATTTAGAAGCTTTTTATGAACCAGCACATAAGATAGGAAGCGATTATTACAACTTTATTAAGTTGAATCAACAGTTGATTTTCTACATTGTTGATATATCAGGTAGTGGCATCGCCGGAGCATTTATTAACGTCTTTATTCGCCAAAAAATCAATCGTTTTCTTTATGTTCATAATCAAACAGAGCACGTTTCTCCAAAGGAGTTACTTAACTTCCTAGCAAAACATTTTATTGAAGAGAGTTTTCCAGAGGAGTATTATGCTTGTCTTTATGTAGCAGTACTAAATATAAATTCCAATGAATTAACTTATAGCAATGCAGGAATTCAAGTTCCGCCAATTTTAATTCACGAAGGTCAATTAGAAAATTTACAATTAGGTGGACTCCCAATTAGTGCTGCGATTCCAATGGAACTACTTTCATTCGAAGAAGAAACCATCCGCATACTACCTGAGACGACACTCGTTATTACAACGGATGGCATTGTCGAGAGTTCAATGAATGGAGAAATGTTTGGAATCGAGCGGTTACAACAATTAGTACTTGAGAATGCTTATTTACCACCTAAGGAACTAAAGGAAGTAATCAATACTGTAATTGATCCAATGCTTCAAAAACAAAAAAATAAAGATGATATTACTTACGTTATCGTACAACATAGTTGTGATCCGCTAGATAAAAGAGAATATGTTATTCAAAGTGATTGCTATGATGTTGAATGCGTTGTGAGTGAACTAACTCAATGGCTTGAACCGTATACTTCTGAAATAAATAGCTTATTAGTTGGTTTTAACGAAATGGTATACAATGCCATTGAGCACGGGAATAAATTTGAGGTTTCTAAAAAAATTAAAATTAACATTATGGTTAAGAAAACCCATCTTATGATTTCAATTGAAGATGAAGGTGATGGCTTTGATTGGAAGACCCGTATTAAACGAGAATTTGATCTTATGAATTTTGAAGAGCGTGGAAGAGGAATTATTTTTACAAAAGCATCATTTAACCATATTACTTATAATGAAAAAGGGAATCAAGTTTTTCTATATAGAAAAATATAACTGAGGCTGATCGAAAAGGTGTCTGCTCATAGTTTACGTAAGATGAGGGCAATGTTCACGCGCATTACCTACATAATAACGTTCATGGTGACAGACACTTTCTTTTTCGATCAGCCTCTATATTATTTATTCGATGTTATAACAGCTGCTTTAATCCGTTAATACCATTGATTTCATCTGCGTGCCATGGCACAACTACACAATGGGTAGCAAGCTGACCATTTACTTTTTTGATCCACTGTTCCTCTGCATTAGCCCGGCCTTGAAGAATGGGATCTGTTGTTTTTGTTTTTTGGAAACTTTGATTAATAACCCACCATTCAGGTTCAATTTGAGCCCGTCTTAAATCATCTTGTAGTCGACTAGCTTCAAAGACAGGAGTAGCCTCTGGTAAGGTGACTAACACGACGTTTGTCATATCCTTGTTACGGAGTCTAGGTAATAATTTTTTCACTGAGTCAGGTATATCTCCATTGGAACGCTTCGTTACTTCTCGATGATACGATTCTGCAGCATCTAAAAGAAGCACAGTATGACCAGTAGGAGCAGTATCAATCACTACAAAGGCATCTTCGGCTTTATCTACGATATTCGCAAAAGCACGAAACACAGCAATTTCCTCTGTACATGGTGAATTTAGCTCTTCTTTCAAGAACGCAAAACCATCCTCATCAAGACTATCTTTCACTTTGTCTAATACTTCATTCTTATAAATCTCAACTTCTTTTTTCGGATCAATACGACTAACAGAAATAGTGCCTTCTGTATTTTCGTTATTTAAAACGATCCCTAGATGAGCCGCAGGATCAGTCGTTGTCAAATGAACTTTATGTCCTTTTTCAGCAAGAGCTACAGCAAGAGCCGCAGCAATCGTTGTTTTACCAACGCCACCTTTGCCCATGGTCATTATAACACCGTTATTTTTTTTAGCGAGTTCATTAACCAATGTTTGGAGACCAGCAATTTTTTCAGCTGTTAACTCTTCATTCATTGAATTAACGGCTTCTAAAGTAGGTGTAAAAAAACTTCTTAATGCATTTAAGCCAGTTAAATTAAACGGAACTAGAGGAAGCTTAAAGGTCGGAATTGTTTTTAAGTAGGAAGACATTTCACTCAATGCTTTCAGCTGTCTTCCTTCTAGTTGTCTAGCCACTAAATCTTCGTTTGATGATGATTGAAAAACACCATTAATAATTAAAGTTTGGTTATTTATTTTTAGCTCAGCTAACTCAAGTGAAGCACGCTCAGCTTCTAGTAAAGAAGAATAATCTGGTCTTGAAACTAGTATGAGCGTTGTTTCGTCCCCATTAGCAAGTGCTTGTACAGTCGAACTATAGAGTTCTTTTTTTGCACCAAGACCAGAAAGTGGACCTAAGCAAGAGGCTCCTGTTGTGTTATCCTCAAGGAACGAAGACCAGGCACTTGGTAATTGTAACAATCTTAGTGTATGCCCTGTAGGAGCTGTATCAAAAATAATATGATCAAAAGCTGATGTTAGTTCCTTATTTGAAAGTAAATTTGTAAATTCATCAAAAGCAGCAATCTCTACTGTACAAGCACCAGATAACTGTTCCTCCATATTATCTATGGCTGCTTTTGGAAGCTTGTCACGGTAAGGTCCAATTACTTTCTCCCGATAATCTCTAGCAGCTTGTTCGGGATCCAAGTTAGAAGCAAAAAGATTAGGAACATCATGAATTGCAGTCGGTTTATTTGAAAGAGGGATACCAAATACATCTTCTAGATTCGATGCAGGATCAGTACTAACAATTAATACTCTCTTGCCGGAATCAGCAAGAGCGACAGCAGTTGCACATGCAGTAGAGGTTTTCCCTACGCCACCTTTACCAGTAAAGAAAAAATGCCTCGTTTCAGCTAACTTCGATGGGTGAAATAATTCCATATATAACAACCTCTCTTTTAATAATGTAGAATGTAAAATTTAAAATTCAAAATTAGTGAAAGGTGGATAGTAAAAACTTATCGAGATTTATTTGGTGATAAATGTTAATTTTGAACGTTTATAGCCTATTTACTTGTAATAAAACTAATTCACATTCTGCCTTCTACATTCTACATTCTACATTCTGCATTGAATTTAGTTTGTTTTTAAATCAATCGTTAATGATGACTTTTTTACTTCTAGTTCACTTACATCAATATTGAGCCAAGATGCTAATTCTGTTTTTGTTGGGTATTTGTGTGTTTTTAAAATTTTTCCATCAACGACAGTTGCAGGTAAGGCGTCAACTCCCTCAGCTTCTAATAAAAGACTAATTTCTGGATTTGATACATATGGTTCAGCATTCTGAGCTAAATTATGTCTAACTACGTCATAGCCTTTGTTTTGAAGCGTAGCAAAGTCTCTCGCTATTCTAGTCAATTCTGGATCTACGTCAGTTCCACAAACTCCGGTTGGGCAGCATAAAGCAGGGTCAAAAATTTCAATCTTTCTACTCAATTTCAATCTCTCCTTCAAATAATATAGGTTTTAATAAAGTTAGATTTTCTTAAACTAAAGACAGATTTTAAATAAATGCCTTTATACTTTACCCAGATTCAAAGGATAAATATAAGAGAAAATCTTCTTTACATTAGTTTAACATATTATTCATTGACATATAAGTATATAATTATATAATAAAAATAGTGTAAGGGAGGAATTACTAAATGGAGAAAATAGCAATAGACAAAATGGCCACGATACTTAAATTGTTAGGTGATCAAACAAGACTTACGATGATCCTTTTACTAAAAGAAAGTGACTGCTGTGTTTGTGAGTTTGTAGAATTATTTAATATGAGCCAGCCATCGATTAGTCAACATGTAAGAAAATTAAAAGATGCTGGACTAGTAAATGAAACCCGAAGAGGCCAATGGATTTTCTACTCATTAAATAAAGAATCCACATTTTATGAGGTAATCCTTTCAATCACTGAACATCTTCCGACCCAAGAAGAAAAAATAATCCAATTAGAGAAACTAGGAAAGAAAATAAGCTGTGATTAGTAAGGGAGAGTGAGAGAAATGAGTAAAGAGAAAAAAGAAAAGCAAGGTATTGGTTTTTTTGAACGATATTTAACGGTTTGGGTAGCTATTTGTATTCTTGTTGGGCTTGCAGTAGGACAGTGGCTACCAGTAGTTCCGGAAACGTTGAGCAAGTTTGAGTATGCCAATGTGTCGATTCCTGTTGCAATTTTAATTTGGTTAATGATTTATCCAATGATGGCACAAATTGATTTTGCGAGCATTGTAAATGCTGGGAAAAAGCCAAAAGGATTAGTGATAACGTTAGTCGTTAACTGGATCATTAAGCCTTTTACAATGTTTTTCTTTGCGTGGGTCTTTTTTAAAGTGATTTTTTCTCCGTTTATATCTGGAGACCTCGCTACTGAATATATTGCCGGCGCAGTTTTATTAGGAGCGGCTCCTTGTACGGCAATGGTCTTTGTCTGGAGTTATTTAACTAGGGGAGACGCAAGTTATACACTTATTCAAGTCTCTGTTAATGATTTAATTTTAATTTTTGCTTATGGTCCTATTGTTATGTTCTTACTTCGTATTAATAACGTCGTTGTTCCTTATGAAACAGTTATTTTGTCAGTCGTATTATTTATTGTTGTGCCATTAGCTGCAGGTTATCTGTCACGTGTCGTACTGATAAAAAATAAAGGCAAAGAATGGTTTGAAAAAGTTTACCTGAAACGAGCTGGTAAGTTTACGATGGTTGGATTATTACTTACCTTAATTATTATTTTCTCTTTCCAAGGTGAAGTCATTTTAAATAACCCATTTCATATTGGTCTAATCGCAATTCCACTTATTTTTCAAACGTTAGTTATTTTTGTAATAGCATATTTCTGGGCAAAAAAATGGCGTCTGGAGCACAGTGTTGCCGCACCGGCTGCCATGATTGGAACTAGTAATTTCTTTGAACTAGCTGTTGCTGTAGCGATTGCGTTATTTGGATTAAATTCTGGAGCAACATTAGTAACGGTAGTAGGGGTTCTTGTTGAAGTTCCTTTAATGCTTTATTTAGTTAAAATTGCCAATAATACACGACATTGGTTTCCAGAAGCTAAACTTGCAAAGTAATGTCGTTATTAATAAAAAACGAATTAAAAGGAGATTTTACTCACATGTCTAAAAAAACAATTTACTTCCTATGTACAGGTAATTCTTGTAGGAGCCAAATGGCTGAAGGTTTTGGTCATCATTATTTAGGAGACGAATGGGATGTTTATTCTGCGGGAATTGAAGCACATGGCGTAAATCCAAATGCTATAAAAGCAATGAATGAGGTTGGAGTTGACATTACAAAGCAAACCTCTGATATGATAGATCCAGAAATCTTAGCAAAGGCAGATTTAGTTGTCACTCTTTGTGGTCACGCAAACGATGTTTGTCCTGCGACACCTACAAATAAGGAACGAGTTCATTGGGGATTTGATGATCCTGCCAAAGCGGAAGGCACAGATGAAGAAAAATGGGCGTTTTTTCAAAGAGTTCGTGATGAGATTGCGGACCGAATTAAAACATTTAAAGAAACAGGTAAATAGTAAAAAAGCCTTTAATCCATAGAGATTAAAGGCTTTTTACATCTTAATCATAAGACGCACGGCAGTATCTTTTTTATAATCTCTTTGAAAACGAGTTTCGCAAGTTTTCGGCTAGTTCTTGAAGCTGCACTAGTTTCTCTATCGCTTCTTTGTTTTCCTTATCGAGGTACTTAATTTCATTCACAAACGCTACTGTAATGTTATGGGATGGACGATCCAAGAAGGTCAACGAATCATTTAATGAAATCTTACCTGGATTAAGAACTCGAAGATAGTAGCCGGTATAACCAGTATTCGAAATTATTAATGGAAGAAGTTCTTTGTTAAATCGCTTTGCAAGTTTGTAACATGGCTGTCTAGGCTGACTAACTTGAACGATAGCCTCACCTATTTGAAATACATCACCAATTAATACATCCTTCTCAGTTAAACCATGTACAGTGAAATTTTCTCCGAACGCACCTAGAGGAAGGGGGGTTTTTAGAGCCTCTTCCCAATAAGAATAATGATCATAACTATACACACATATTGCTTTATCTGGTCCACCATGATTGATTAAATCTGCTTGTTCATCACCAAATAGATTTGAGTCAGTAACTAATATTATTTCGTTTTCATGAATTGGACTTTTCAATAGACCGGTTTTTATCGTTTGATTAAGTACTTGCACTTTACCGATGTTTATCGATTTTAATGATCCATGGTCTGGCACAATGACCACCTCTTTACTAATGATGAAATAATTATATAACTAAATAATCCCATAGTATAAGAATTAACACTGTGATGCTTTTTACAAAAACTAAAAAAATTTATAGATGTCATGATATTTGTACTTGAAAGAAAATGTTTGTCAGAAAAATTTGTATAATGGGACGACAACGAAGGAAACTATTGACAATCAATGATTATTTTCGTAAAATTCAGATAGGTAATAGACTGACTAGTCGGTCGACTTGTTCAGCTAGAAAAATGTGAGGCTCTTACCCAAAATGTTAACCATTTTATGAGATGAGGTGAAAGGATGTTTAAAAAAGTCTTAATTGCCAATCGGGGCGAAATAGCCGTTAGAATTATCCGAGCCTGTCAGGAACTAGGAATAGCAACTGTTGCGGTTTATTCTCAAGCAGACAAAGACGCATTACATGTCCAGTTAGCAGATGAAGCCTATTGTATTGGGCCTCACCTTTCTAAAGAAAGTTATTTAAAGCAAGTAAATTTATTAAGTGTAGCAACAATTACTGGAGTAGATGCAATTCACCCTGGTTATGGCTTCTTAGCAGAAAACGCTGATTTTGCTGAGATGTGTGGTGATTCAAATGTTACCTTTATCGGGCCTTCCCCCCAAGCTATTCGTAAAATGGGTGCGAAAGCTGTTGCAAGAGATACGATGAAAGCAGCGGGCGTTCCAATTGTTCCAGGAACAGATGGAATTATTGATAATGTGGAAGAAGCTCTTATCACCGCTCGTGAAATTGGGTTTCCTGTCATTGTAAAAGCAACTGCAGGCGGAGGAGGCAAAGGAATGCGCGTTGCCCAAACCGAGGATCAATTACAAAAAGCGGTTTCGATGGCTCAACAAGAAGCAGAAACCGCGTTTGGAAATGCTGGTGTTTACTTAGAGAAATATGTTGAAGAACCACGTCATGTTGAAATTCAAGTTTTAGGAGATACACAAGGAAATGTTATTCATCTAGGAGAACGGGATTGCTCCATTCAGAGACGTCACCAAAAATTAATCGAAGAAGCGCCATCACCTGCTTTAGATGAAGATTTACGTGTAAGAATGGGTGAAGCAGCATTAAAGGCTGCAAAGGCTGTCAATTATACAGGTGCTGGGACAGTAGAATTTTTACTAGATAAACATAAAAACTTCTATTTTATGGAAATGAATACACGAATTCAAGTAGAACACCCTGTGACTGAAATGGTTACTGGTGTTGATTTAATAAAAGAACAAATAATGGTAGCGGCCGGTTACCCCCTCTCGATCTCTCAAGAAGATATTGTGATTAATGGATGGTCGATTGAATGCCGTATTAATGCGGAAAATCCAGCTAAAAATTTTATGCCATCTCCTGGGAAGATAGAAAGCTATCACCCACCAGGCGGATTTGGCGTTCGAGTTGATAGCGCTGCATATCAAGGGTATGCGATACCACCATTTTATGACTCAATGATTGCTAAATTAATCGTCCATGGGAAAACAAGGGAAGAAGCCATTGCTAGAATGAAACGAGCTTTAAATGAGTTTTTA
This window harbors:
- a CDS encoding SpoIIE family protein phosphatase, coding for MDAAIRVLMVGKDEGMLSFIQNLIKEDATISCSFISNIELDNLYTDSLTNAFQNSKTDIIILCDSIQQFSILELIRLFKQNEIFNPIIVISNRNETSLAVEVMKAGGENFLVQEKLTTLTLIDAIYSALQSRDEKQQHEKIRLENQKLLKAIEQSSVSIVITDAKTNKIEYANPMFTTLTGYTFGEIKGKSPSLLKSGTKTKEDYRELWDTILAGRTWRGEFINRKKNGGFYFVSAVVSPIKLNNDEITHYVGIHQDITKRKEAEFQMKNYAKKLEKKSRELEIAYEDIEANIQRAKQLHRHFFPISLPIIDHIHLEAFYEPAHKIGSDYYNFIKLNQQLIFYIVDISGSGIAGAFINVFIRQKINRFLYVHNQTEHVSPKELLNFLAKHFIEESFPEEYYACLYVAVLNINSNELTYSNAGIQVPPILIHEGQLENLQLGGLPISAAIPMELLSFEEETIRILPETTLVITTDGIVESSMNGEMFGIERLQQLVLENAYLPPKELKEVINTVIDPMLQKQKNKDDITYVIVQHSCDPLDKREYVIQSDCYDVECVVSELTQWLEPYTSEINSLLVGFNEMVYNAIEHGNKFEVSKKIKINIMVKKTHLMISIEDEGDGFDWKTRIKREFDLMNFEERGRGIIFTKASFNHITYNEKGNQVFLYRKI
- the arsA gene encoding arsenical pump-driving ATPase translates to MELFHPSKLAETRHFFFTGKGGVGKTSTACATAVALADSGKRVLIVSTDPASNLEDVFGIPLSNKPTAIHDVPNLFASNLDPEQAARDYREKVIGPYRDKLPKAAIDNMEEQLSGACTVEIAAFDEFTNLLSNKELTSAFDHIIFDTAPTGHTLRLLQLPSAWSSFLEDNTTGASCLGPLSGLGAKKELYSSTVQALANGDETTLILVSRPDYSSLLEAERASLELAELKINNQTLIINGVFQSSSNEDLVARQLEGRQLKALSEMSSYLKTIPTFKLPLVPFNLTGLNALRSFFTPTLEAVNSMNEELTAEKIAGLQTLVNELAKKNNGVIMTMGKGGVGKTTIAAALAVALAEKGHKVHLTTTDPAAHLGIVLNNENTEGTISVSRIDPKKEVEIYKNEVLDKVKDSLDEDGFAFLKEELNSPCTEEIAVFRAFANIVDKAEDAFVVIDTAPTGHTVLLLDAAESYHREVTKRSNGDIPDSVKKLLPRLRNKDMTNVVLVTLPEATPVFEASRLQDDLRRAQIEPEWWVINQSFQKTKTTDPILQGRANAEEQWIKKVNGQLATHCVVVPWHADEINGINGLKQLL
- the arsD gene encoding arsenite efflux transporter metallochaperone ArsD — translated: MSRKIEIFDPALCCPTGVCGTDVDPELTRIARDFATLQNKGYDVVRHNLAQNAEPYVSNPEISLLLEAEGVDALPATVVDGKILKTHKYPTKTELASWLNIDVSELEVKKSSLTIDLKTN
- a CDS encoding ArsR/SmtB family transcription factor yields the protein MEKIAIDKMATILKLLGDQTRLTMILLLKESDCCVCEFVELFNMSQPSISQHVRKLKDAGLVNETRRGQWIFYSLNKESTFYEVILSITEHLPTQEEKIIQLEKLGKKISCD
- the arsB gene encoding ACR3 family arsenite efflux transporter; translated protein: MSKEKKEKQGIGFFERYLTVWVAICILVGLAVGQWLPVVPETLSKFEYANVSIPVAILIWLMIYPMMAQIDFASIVNAGKKPKGLVITLVVNWIIKPFTMFFFAWVFFKVIFSPFISGDLATEYIAGAVLLGAAPCTAMVFVWSYLTRGDASYTLIQVSVNDLILIFAYGPIVMFLLRINNVVVPYETVILSVVLFIVVPLAAGYLSRVVLIKNKGKEWFEKVYLKRAGKFTMVGLLLTLIIIFSFQGEVILNNPFHIGLIAIPLIFQTLVIFVIAYFWAKKWRLEHSVAAPAAMIGTSNFFELAVAVAIALFGLNSGATLVTVVGVLVEVPLMLYLVKIANNTRHWFPEAKLAK
- the arsC gene encoding arsenate reductase (thioredoxin), whose product is MSKKTIYFLCTGNSCRSQMAEGFGHHYLGDEWDVYSAGIEAHGVNPNAIKAMNEVGVDITKQTSDMIDPEILAKADLVVTLCGHANDVCPATPTNKERVHWGFDDPAKAEGTDEEKWAFFQRVRDEIADRIKTFKETGK
- a CDS encoding MOSC domain-containing protein, with amino-acid sequence MPDHGSLKSINIGKVQVLNQTIKTGLLKSPIHENEIILVTDSNLFGDEQADLINHGGPDKAICVYSYDHYSYWEEALKTPLPLGAFGENFTVHGLTEKDVLIGDVFQIGEAIVQVSQPRQPCYKLAKRFNKELLPLIISNTGYTGYYLRVLNPGKISLNDSLTFLDRPSHNITVAFVNEIKYLDKENKEAIEKLVQLQELAENLRNSFSKRL
- the accC gene encoding acetyl-CoA carboxylase biotin carboxylase subunit, whose translation is MFKKVLIANRGEIAVRIIRACQELGIATVAVYSQADKDALHVQLADEAYCIGPHLSKESYLKQVNLLSVATITGVDAIHPGYGFLAENADFAEMCGDSNVTFIGPSPQAIRKMGAKAVARDTMKAAGVPIVPGTDGIIDNVEEALITAREIGFPVIVKATAGGGGKGMRVAQTEDQLQKAVSMAQQEAETAFGNAGVYLEKYVEEPRHVEIQVLGDTQGNVIHLGERDCSIQRRHQKLIEEAPSPALDEDLRVRMGEAALKAAKAVNYTGAGTVEFLLDKHKNFYFMEMNTRIQVEHPVTEMVTGVDLIKEQIMVAAGYPLSISQEDIVINGWSIECRINAENPAKNFMPSPGKIESYHPPGGFGVRVDSAAYQGYAIPPFYDSMIAKLIVHGKTREEAIARMKRALNEFLITGVETTIPFHIALLEHEDFIKGNFNTKFLEVNKII